Proteins from one Bacteroides mediterraneensis genomic window:
- a CDS encoding AbiH family protein — protein sequence MYQTENYKYNKAFIIGNGFDKANGFPTGYGDFVESPNFKNLLSHDNQLAKFIKNTYDDAKWVDIEIEIGKYSCNLGEAYKGNSFAKETEKFRNDYIKLTDALYWYIDGIRSGKINSRMEDLVKSWKNSLFGKVQEQAFFVTFNYMRWDVTILQEKMRNDRFINYYPLSIHGVTQYDANATPKIVLGVDEKSIYCKEHKFIVKAYNPYCEADAYFRHIYDANHIIIFGCSIGNTDQRYFSHLFSQAKGKTFNIYCYGNEDIIETKANISTICDFDKFIGENDVKFEDSTEFSN from the coding sequence ATGTATCAAACAGAGAATTATAAATACAATAAAGCTTTTATAATTGGAAATGGCTTTGACAAAGCAAATGGTTTTCCTACTGGCTATGGAGATTTTGTCGAAAGTCCAAATTTTAAGAATTTGTTATCCCACGACAACCAGTTGGCGAAATTTATCAAAAATACATATGATGATGCTAAATGGGTGGATATAGAAATAGAAATTGGAAAATATTCTTGTAATCTTGGCGAAGCTTATAAAGGAAACTCTTTTGCAAAAGAAACAGAGAAATTTAGAAATGATTACATTAAGTTGACCGATGCCTTATATTGGTATATTGACGGCATAAGAAGTGGCAAAATAAATTCTCGCATGGAAGATTTAGTAAAATCGTGGAAAAATAGTCTATTTGGCAAAGTGCAAGAACAGGCTTTTTTTGTAACATTCAATTATATGCGTTGGGATGTTACTATTTTACAAGAAAAAATGAGAAATGACCGTTTTATAAACTATTATCCTCTATCAATACATGGAGTAACACAATATGATGCAAATGCTACACCTAAGATTGTCTTAGGTGTGGATGAGAAATCAATATATTGCAAAGAACATAAATTTATCGTAAAAGCCTATAATCCATATTGTGAAGCCGATGCTTATTTTAGACATATTTATGATGCTAACCATATTATAATCTTTGGTTGTTCAATAGGAAATACAGACCAAAGATATTTCAGTCATCTCTTTTCGCAAGCAAAAGGAAAAACATTCAACATCTATTGTTATGGAAATGAAGATATAATAGAAACTAAAGCTAATATTTCCACAATATGCGATTTCGACAAATTTATAGGTGAGAATGATGTAAAATTTGAGGATTCAACAGAATTTTCAAATTAA
- a CDS encoding type ISP restriction/modification enzyme → MNFKDILHKFRTESFTEKEKGTKFERLMRSWLLTDPRYNELEKVWLWEEFPGRKDFGGTDTGIDLVAKTEMGDYWAIQCKCYAEDAAIDKPAVDSFLATSSRTFINEVTFQTTRFSNRVWISTTNHWGSNAEEAIRNQEPPVTRVGMADLESSPVDWQKLMDGLTGNSALVEGKKPRKHQLDAISKAYTHYIVDGNDRGKLIMACGTGKTYTSLLIVEQLLGNKGLVLFMVPSIALLGQSLNAWSADAKKPIKAVCICSDSKASRKTGKDFDDMDDSIIDLAVPASTNPQSIASQLKKYRDHDGLVVVFSTYQSIDAVSAAQQEILFETNGAYGIFNFIICDEAHRTTGVKIADRDESNFTKIHSDDNVQGRKRLYMTATPRLYGESAKIKASEKDCILCSMDDKALYGEEFYRVNFSYAVQNGLLTDYKVLVLTVCEDDVPDNIKRDITNSITELNFDDTSKLIGVINGLSKMIQGDDHRTWDADPRMMRRAVAFCSSIGSETKAGTSKYVTSVFPRISAQYEENLDAESLSHTVFVATKHIDGSMNSQERNGILQWLAEEPDNERECRVVTNVRCLSEGVDVPSLDAVLFLSSRNSQVDVVQSVGRVMRTFHKGLPDEKKYGYIIIPIVVPSDVSAEEALDNNKTFDVVWAILNALRSHDDRFNAMVNKIALNKQKPNKQSYTPSVTIGRPGLGFQEGAEEARQMENAEIAHQLELRFGELQEGMYAKLVEKCGDRLYWENWAKEIGLIAHKFIERISKLIQSGVHKKAFNEYLKGLQRDLNPSVDMAQAIEMLAQHIITRPVFDSLFADYQFVNNNAVSRSMQHMIDLLQEQAFEKDTEVLDKFYQSVRTNVGGIDNLEGKQTIIKNLYEKFFKGAFPLTVEKLGIVYTPVECVDFIIHSVNDILKAEFNTSLTGQNVHILDPFTGTGTFITRLLQSGLIRPEDMERKYLNEIHCNEIVLLAYYIADVNIESVFHDITRRKTYLPYSGICLTDTFQLAEKKHNELFTEFFQDNSKRVKKQMATHVRVIVGNPPYSVGQKSANDNAQNLSYPNLEKRIASTYIQRITDRNSTVQALYDSYVKAFRWASDRIPQNEGGIVAFISNGTWLDGNAQNGMRRCFEEEYTSIYVLNLRGNQRTSGELSRKEGGKIFGSGSRTPIAITFLVKNPAKKEQKAVIHYHDIGDYLTREQKLKMVKDFRSISSQKLDWQIIMPNEKADWINQRDGVFDNLILLGDKKNCKQTVFSIFSAGDITHRDVWCYNSSSKSLSMQMQTAITTFNQEASKCTEAKTINEIVTLVNADPTQIKWDQKLFEHVLKGIRHTFDSNKIRLTLYRPYFKQWLYYDKAFNWSQYQLPKLFPTPTTENLLICLSGVGNKSFSCLMTNAMPDYQIQFNSQCFPLYWYEENKNPQATLFDDAETDKYIRRDGITDWILKEVRSRFGGSRTITKEHIFYYVYGLLHSKQYRERFADDLKKSLPRIPIVDNVRDFMAFYKAGKELADLHLNYGQGINEQITGKDGDYLFYANMPMLAHRFFGVKVIGDIDIWQSEWTDETYQYFAVDKMKFAKVRDENDKLVSDKIRIIYNGHITIENIPLKAYEYIVNGKSAIEWIMERYAVTIDKSSQIKNNPNDWSREHKQPRYILDLLLSVINLSCQTVDIVNVLPQIKI, encoded by the coding sequence ATGAATTTCAAGGATATACTGCATAAATTCCGTACCGAATCATTTACAGAAAAGGAGAAAGGTACAAAGTTCGAGCGCTTGATGCGCTCATGGTTATTGACAGACCCACGCTATAACGAACTTGAAAAGGTTTGGCTGTGGGAGGAGTTTCCGGGACGCAAGGATTTCGGTGGTACTGATACTGGAATAGACCTTGTGGCTAAAACTGAAATGGGCGACTATTGGGCTATACAGTGCAAGTGCTATGCCGAGGATGCTGCGATAGACAAGCCAGCTGTGGATTCGTTCCTTGCCACTTCCAGCCGGACATTCATTAACGAGGTTACGTTTCAGACCACCCGATTTTCAAATCGGGTATGGATTTCCACTACCAATCATTGGGGAAGCAACGCTGAGGAAGCCATCCGTAACCAAGAACCGCCCGTGACACGTGTCGGTATGGCTGACCTTGAATCCTCACCTGTGGACTGGCAAAAACTGATGGACGGACTTACAGGAAACTCCGCACTCGTGGAAGGGAAGAAGCCACGTAAGCACCAGTTGGATGCCATATCCAAGGCTTATACTCATTATATTGTGGATGGCAATGACAGGGGTAAACTTATTATGGCTTGTGGAACTGGTAAGACCTACACTTCGCTACTCATTGTCGAACAGTTACTCGGAAATAAGGGGCTTGTACTGTTCATGGTTCCGTCTATTGCCTTGCTGGGGCAATCTCTCAACGCATGGTCTGCAGACGCAAAGAAACCCATCAAGGCTGTCTGTATCTGTTCAGATTCCAAAGCCTCGCGCAAGACAGGCAAGGACTTCGATGACATGGACGACAGTATTATTGACCTTGCAGTGCCAGCCTCTACTAATCCGCAGTCCATTGCCTCACAGTTGAAGAAATATCGTGACCACGATGGGCTGGTAGTCGTGTTCTCCACTTACCAGTCCATTGACGCCGTTTCAGCGGCACAACAAGAAATCCTTTTCGAAACCAACGGTGCATATGGAATATTCAATTTTATCATCTGCGATGAAGCCCACCGCACGACAGGCGTAAAAATAGCTGACCGGGACGAGAGTAATTTCACTAAGATACACTCTGACGATAACGTACAAGGCAGGAAACGTCTTTACATGACTGCCACTCCGCGTCTGTATGGTGAATCAGCCAAGATAAAGGCTTCGGAAAAGGACTGTATCCTTTGTTCAATGGATGACAAGGCACTTTACGGAGAAGAATTCTACCGGGTGAATTTCTCCTACGCCGTACAGAATGGCTTGCTGACCGATTACAAGGTGCTTGTCCTTACTGTCTGCGAGGATGACGTGCCGGACAATATCAAACGTGATATAACCAATTCCATCACAGAGTTGAATTTTGACGACACATCCAAACTTATAGGCGTAATCAACGGATTGTCGAAAATGATACAGGGTGACGATCACCGCACATGGGATGCTGACCCGCGCATGATGCGCCGTGCCGTGGCGTTCTGTTCCTCGATAGGCAGTGAAACGAAAGCCGGAACTTCCAAATATGTAACTTCGGTATTTCCGAGAATATCCGCACAGTACGAAGAAAATCTTGATGCGGAGAGCCTTTCTCATACTGTTTTCGTAGCCACAAAACATATTGACGGTTCAATGAACTCTCAGGAACGTAACGGAATCCTCCAATGGCTGGCAGAAGAACCGGACAATGAACGTGAGTGTCGTGTAGTGACTAATGTGCGCTGTTTGTCCGAAGGAGTGGACGTGCCGTCACTCGATGCCGTGCTGTTTCTTTCCTCCCGTAACTCGCAGGTGGACGTGGTGCAGTCGGTTGGTCGTGTAATGCGTACATTCCACAAAGGATTGCCCGATGAAAAAAAGTACGGATATATCATCATCCCTATTGTAGTACCTTCAGATGTTTCAGCAGAAGAAGCACTTGACAACAACAAAACTTTCGATGTGGTCTGGGCAATTCTGAACGCGCTTCGTTCACATGATGACCGTTTCAATGCGATGGTGAACAAGATAGCACTTAACAAGCAAAAACCGAATAAACAGTCCTATACGCCGTCCGTTACAATCGGCAGACCGGGGCTTGGCTTTCAGGAAGGAGCGGAAGAAGCACGACAAATGGAGAATGCCGAGATTGCCCATCAGTTGGAATTGCGGTTCGGAGAGTTACAAGAGGGTATGTATGCCAAACTTGTGGAAAAATGCGGTGACCGCCTTTACTGGGAGAACTGGGCAAAGGAAATCGGACTTATCGCACACAAATTTATTGAACGTATTTCCAAACTTATACAGTCAGGTGTACACAAAAAGGCATTCAACGAATATCTCAAGGGATTGCAGCGTGACCTTAACCCGTCCGTGGATATGGCACAAGCCATCGAGATGCTGGCGCAGCACATTATCACACGACCTGTGTTTGATTCTTTGTTCGCCGATTACCAGTTCGTGAACAACAATGCCGTGAGCCGTTCCATGCAGCATATGATAGACCTCTTGCAGGAACAGGCTTTTGAGAAAGATACCGAAGTGCTGGATAAGTTCTACCAGTCGGTAAGGACAAATGTGGGTGGCATTGATAATCTGGAGGGTAAACAGACGATTATTAAGAACCTATACGAAAAGTTTTTCAAAGGTGCTTTTCCGCTTACTGTGGAAAAGTTGGGTATTGTCTATACACCCGTAGAATGCGTGGACTTCATCATCCATTCCGTGAATGACATACTCAAAGCGGAGTTCAATACTTCGCTGACCGGGCAGAACGTGCATATCCTCGATCCATTTACAGGTACAGGTACATTCATTACCCGTTTGCTTCAATCCGGTCTTATCCGCCCGGAGGATATGGAACGAAAGTACTTGAATGAAATCCATTGTAATGAAATCGTATTGCTGGCCTATTATATCGCCGACGTGAACATTGAATCGGTATTTCATGACATTACCCGTCGGAAAACATATTTGCCATATAGCGGTATCTGTCTGACGGATACTTTCCAACTGGCGGAAAAGAAGCACAACGAGCTTTTCACGGAGTTTTTTCAGGACAATTCCAAACGGGTGAAGAAACAGATGGCTACACACGTGAGGGTGATTGTAGGGAATCCGCCGTATTCAGTTGGACAAAAAAGTGCAAATGACAATGCTCAAAATTTATCATATCCAAATTTGGAAAAGCGAATTGCATCAACATATATACAACGAATTACAGATAGAAACAGTACAGTTCAAGCTCTATATGATAGCTATGTTAAAGCTTTCCGTTGGGCATCTGACCGCATTCCACAAAATGAAGGGGGTATCGTAGCATTTATAAGCAATGGTACGTGGCTTGACGGAAATGCACAAAATGGCATGCGCAGATGCTTTGAGGAAGAATATACATCCATTTATGTGTTGAATTTGCGTGGGAATCAGCGTACTTCAGGCGAATTATCGCGCAAAGAAGGAGGTAAAATCTTTGGTAGCGGTTCCCGAACACCCATTGCCATTACTTTCCTTGTCAAAAATCCGGCCAAGAAAGAACAAAAGGCAGTTATCCATTACCATGATATAGGCGATTACCTTACCCGTGAGCAAAAGCTCAAAATGGTAAAGGACTTCCGTTCCATATCTTCGCAGAAATTGGATTGGCAGATTATTATGCCTAATGAAAAGGCAGATTGGATAAACCAACGTGATGGTGTATTTGACAATTTGATATTATTGGGTGATAAGAAAAACTGTAAGCAAACCGTTTTTTCTATATTTTCGGCAGGGGATATAACTCATCGTGATGTTTGGTGTTATAATTCTTCGTCCAAATCCCTTTCTATGCAAATGCAGACAGCAATAACAACATTTAATCAAGAAGCAAGCAAATGCACAGAGGCCAAAACTATAAATGAAATCGTAACATTAGTCAATGCAGACCCTACTCAAATTAAGTGGGACCAAAAATTATTCGAACATGTCTTGAAAGGTATTCGCCATACTTTTGATAGTAATAAGATACGATTAACACTTTATAGACCATATTTCAAGCAATGGCTTTATTACGATAAAGCATTTAATTGGAGCCAGTATCAATTACCCAAATTATTTCCAACGCCAACAACGGAAAATTTGCTAATTTGTTTAAGCGGTGTTGGCAATAAGAGTTTTAGCTGTCTAATGACAAATGCAATGCCTGATTATCAGATACAATTTAATAGCCAATGTTTTCCCCTATATTGGTATGAGGAAAACAAAAATCCCCAAGCTACACTTTTTGATGATGCGGAGACAGACAAGTATATTCGCCGGGATGGAATAACCGACTGGATTCTGAAAGAGGTTCGTAGCCGTTTTGGTGGCTCACGCACTATCACGAAAGAACACATCTTCTACTATGTGTATGGACTACTTCATTCCAAACAATACCGTGAACGATTTGCCGATGATTTGAAGAAATCATTGCCTCGCATTCCTATTGTAGATAATGTACGGGATTTCATGGCTTTTTATAAAGCCGGAAAGGAACTTGCTGATTTACATTTGAACTATGGACAGGGCATTAACGAGCAGATTACAGGTAAAGACGGTGATTATCTTTTTTATGCAAATATGCCGATGCTTGCGCATCGTTTCTTTGGTGTAAAGGTTATTGGTGACATTGACATATGGCAAAGCGAATGGACAGATGAAACCTATCAATACTTTGCCGTGGATAAGATGAAGTTTGCCAAAGTTCGTGATGAGAACGACAAGCTCGTGTCAGATAAGATACGCATCATCTACAACGGTCATATCACCATTGAGAACATCCCACTCAAAGCATACGAGTATATCGTCAATGGCAAGTCAGCCATTGAGTGGATAATGGAACGCTATGCCGTGACAATAGACAAATCCTCCCAAATTAAGAATAACCCCAATGATTGGTCAAGAGAACACAAGCAGCCCCGTTATATACTTGATTTGCTTTTGTCGGTGATTAATCTCTCTTGTCAAACAGTAGATATAGTTAATGTGTTACCTCAAATTAAAATTTAA
- a CDS encoding site-specific integrase — MASVKVKFRPSSVNGKEGSIYYQVIHNRVVRQIRTDYRIFESEWDDKASTVIVPELTGTGRKNHLQSVVSDIEWDVKRLKTIIALYERGNKSYTSDDIILKFNRQADEQSLFSFMKGVIEQLKRLNRIRTSETYTVTLASFMKFRDGQDILFCEIDGDVMLLYEAWLKANSNCPNTISFYMRILRAVYNRAVEKELIEQKFPFKHVYTGIYKTVKRAISLKTVKRIKEIDLKMKPHLDYARDMFLFSFYTRGMSFVDMAYLKKSDLENGILTYRRRKTGQLLTVKWEKCMGDIVAKYEGHSDTQYLLPIITDLRADERIQYRNALCRVNIALKEIARLVGLALPLSMYCARHAWASIAKSKNIPLAVISEGMGHDSEETTRIYLASLDTSVVDKANSLILKDL, encoded by the coding sequence ATGGCATCAGTAAAGGTAAAATTCCGTCCTTCTTCCGTAAACGGCAAGGAGGGCAGCATATATTATCAGGTGATACACAACCGCGTAGTCCGCCAAATCAGGACGGACTACCGGATATTTGAAAGCGAGTGGGATGACAAAGCATCGACAGTGATTGTTCCCGAATTGACAGGTACAGGGCGAAAGAACCATCTGCAATCAGTTGTAAGCGATATTGAATGGGATGTTAAACGCTTGAAAACAATCATCGCATTGTATGAAAGAGGAAACAAAAGCTACACATCGGATGACATTATCTTGAAATTCAACAGACAAGCGGACGAACAATCACTGTTCTCTTTCATGAAAGGTGTCATAGAGCAGTTAAAACGGCTGAACAGAATCCGCACGTCTGAAACATACACCGTTACGCTCGCCAGCTTCATGAAATTCCGTGACGGGCAGGACATCCTTTTTTGTGAGATAGACGGTGATGTCATGCTGCTGTATGAAGCATGGCTGAAAGCCAACAGCAACTGCCCCAACACCATATCGTTCTATATGCGCATACTACGAGCCGTCTATAACCGTGCGGTGGAAAAAGAACTGATAGAACAGAAGTTTCCATTCAAGCATGTTTACACGGGCATATACAAGACCGTGAAACGTGCCATATCATTAAAGACCGTCAAGCGCATCAAGGAGATTGACCTGAAAATGAAACCGCATCTGGACTATGCGAGGGACATGTTCCTCTTTTCGTTTTATACCCGTGGAATGTCGTTTGTCGATATGGCATACCTGAAAAAGTCGGACTTGGAAAATGGTATCCTCACATACCGGAGAAGAAAGACCGGGCAACTGCTTACCGTTAAGTGGGAAAAGTGCATGGGGGATATTGTGGCTAAATATGAAGGTCATTCCGACACGCAATACCTGCTGCCGATAATCACTGACCTGCGTGCTGATGAACGGATACAGTACAGAAATGCACTCTGCCGGGTAAACATCGCATTGAAGGAAATAGCCCGGTTGGTCGGTCTGGCTCTTCCGCTAAGTATGTATTGTGCCCGTCATGCTTGGGCAAGCATCGCCAAGAGCAAGAACATACCGCTTGCAGTCATCAGCGAAGGCATGGGACATGATTCGGAGGAAACCACTCGCATCTATCTTGCATCGCTTGATACAAGTGTGGTAGACAAAGCGAACAGCCTTATTCTTAAAGACTTGTAA
- a CDS encoding relaxase/mobilization nuclease domain-containing protein produces MIAKIVKGSCFWGVVNYILDKEKDAKILVCDGLFSEDKDTIVMSFEAQAGMNPRVMKPVGHIALAFSKEDEHRLTDRTMAGIALEYLERMGIKDTQVLVVRHFDKEHPHVHIAFNRIANDGRTISDQNERIRSTRICKELTRKYGLYVSEGKEKVKLHRLKEPDKTKYELYFLLKSEVSRYGNWRQLAVNLEKQGVEMQFKYKGKSNEVQGVIFSKNGYSFSGSKIDRRFSYSKIDEAMNANRQEEQQRIMTGNQVSEQPTLQSEVMGNDNLYSGSIGLLMPNATNGQADENYFEKQLKRKKKKQRKISL; encoded by the coding sequence ATGATAGCCAAAATTGTCAAGGGAAGCTGCTTCTGGGGTGTGGTTAACTACATTCTTGACAAGGAAAAGGATGCCAAAATCCTTGTTTGCGACGGCTTGTTTTCCGAAGATAAGGACACAATAGTCATGAGTTTTGAGGCGCAGGCTGGGATGAATCCGAGGGTTATGAAGCCTGTCGGACATATCGCACTGGCATTCTCCAAGGAGGACGAGCACCGTCTTACCGACCGGACAATGGCAGGAATTGCATTGGAATACTTGGAGAGAATGGGTATAAAGGACACACAGGTTCTTGTCGTGCGCCACTTTGACAAGGAGCATCCGCACGTGCATATCGCATTCAACCGCATCGCTAATGACGGCAGGACAATCAGCGACCAGAACGAGCGGATACGTAGCACACGTATCTGCAAGGAACTGACACGGAAGTACGGTCTGTACGTATCCGAAGGCAAGGAAAAGGTGAAACTGCATCGGCTGAAAGAACCGGACAAGACTAAATACGAACTTTATTTTCTCCTTAAATCGGAAGTTTCAAGATACGGTAACTGGCGGCAGTTAGCCGTTAATTTGGAAAAACAAGGAGTGGAAATGCAGTTCAAGTACAAAGGCAAGTCGAACGAGGTGCAGGGTGTCATATTCTCCAAGAACGGCTATTCGTTCAGCGGCTCCAAGATTGACAGGCGGTTCAGCTATTCCAAGATAGACGAGGCTATGAACGCCAACAGGCAGGAGGAACAGCAAAGGATAATGACGGGCAATCAGGTTTCCGAACAGCCGACACTGCAATCTGAAGTGATGGGCAACGATAATTTGTACAGTGGTTCCATAGGCTTGCTCATGCCGAATGCTACAAACGGTCAGGCAGATGAGAACTATTTTGAGAAACAGTTAAAACGTAAGAAAAAGAAACAACGTAAAATCAGTTTATAA
- the mobC gene encoding plasmid mobilization relaxosome protein MobC has product MEQKRKSDRRNKGGRPKKEAADKLKYRLTVKMATSDYYTLKGKARSAGISAGEFLRECMRNCHVKERLTPEHTDYMRKLCGMANNLNQLAHKANAAGFVMVRMECRVLVARIEELLNLILL; this is encoded by the coding sequence ATGGAACAGAAACGAAAATCCGACAGAAGGAACAAGGGCGGTCGCCCCAAGAAGGAGGCGGCAGACAAGCTGAAATACCGTCTCACGGTGAAGATGGCGACATCGGACTACTACACCCTGAAAGGCAAGGCTCGGAGCGCAGGCATATCTGCCGGGGAATTCCTGCGCGAGTGCATGAGAAATTGTCATGTGAAGGAACGGCTCACGCCGGAACATACGGATTATATGCGCAAGCTGTGCGGTATGGCAAACAACCTGAACCAGCTTGCGCACAAGGCGAATGCCGCAGGCTTCGTCATGGTGAGGATGGAATGCCGTGTGCTCGTGGCACGTATCGAGGAACTGCTGAACCTTATCCTCCTATGA
- a CDS encoding DUF3408 domain-containing protein, with amino-acid sequence MRKNVSNQTMDEDLKIFLGIKPEVEEQKPAPAGMPAQEHEDVQAGTDENMNEQTGETVQENTDGSPQVIHRVSGKQRRASLEEYKAMFLPIPSIEDRKPVFLSRDTRDALDRIVSLFGSRRMSVSGLMENIARHHLATYGEDIEAWRKL; translated from the coding sequence ATGAGAAAGAACGTAAGCAACCAGACGATGGATGAAGATTTGAAAATCTTTTTGGGTATCAAGCCGGAAGTGGAAGAGCAGAAACCTGCGCCTGCCGGTATGCCGGCACAGGAGCACGAGGATGTACAGGCAGGTACGGATGAGAACATGAATGAACAAACAGGTGAAACCGTGCAAGAAAATACGGATGGAAGCCCGCAGGTGATACACCGTGTCAGCGGCAAGCAACGCAGGGCATCGCTGGAGGAATACAAGGCAATGTTCCTCCCGATACCGTCCATCGAAGACCGGAAGCCCGTGTTCCTCAGCCGCGACACACGCGATGCCCTCGACCGCATCGTCAGCCTGTTCGGCAGTCGCAGGATGAGCGTGTCGGGACTGATGGAGAACATCGCCCGCCACCACCTTGCCACCTACGGGGAGGACATCGAGGCATGGCGTAAACTCTGA
- a CDS encoding helix-turn-helix domain-containing protein, producing MNEFVIISKDVFEEMVGKFNRFSDRVNEILGKREEGRLSRWMDNQDVCQQLRISPRTLQTLRDNGTLAYSQIGHKIFYKPEDVLRIVRLVEDRRKDAACRGKTI from the coding sequence ATGAATGAATTTGTGATTATTTCAAAAGACGTATTTGAAGAAATGGTCGGGAAGTTCAACCGCTTCTCCGACCGGGTGAATGAAATCCTCGGCAAAAGGGAGGAAGGACGGCTCAGCCGCTGGATGGACAATCAGGATGTCTGCCAGCAGCTGCGCATCAGTCCGAGAACCTTGCAGACGTTGCGCGACAACGGAACGCTGGCTTACTCCCAGATTGGACATAAGATTTTTTACAAGCCGGAGGACGTGCTACGTATCGTACGGCTTGTGGAGGACAGACGAAAGGATGCCGCCTGTCGGGGAAAGACCATCTGA
- a CDS encoding helix-turn-helix domain-containing protein — protein sequence MNKTIMTNDEWAVGFMEQLDSMLDGIESMNEKSKASFGNERFLTDKEVSAWLKVSRRTLQDYRNNGMVSYYQLGGKILYKESDIEKLVMGGYRNAYRTET from the coding sequence ATGAACAAAACGATTATGACTAACGATGAATGGGCTGTCGGCTTCATGGAGCAATTGGATTCCATGCTCGACGGCATTGAAAGCATGAACGAAAAAAGCAAGGCTTCATTCGGTAATGAACGCTTCCTGACGGACAAGGAGGTGTCGGCATGGCTCAAAGTGAGCCGACGTACCTTACAGGATTATCGTAACAACGGGATGGTGTCTTATTACCAGTTGGGTGGTAAGATTCTCTACAAGGAATCTGACATCGAAAAGCTGGTGATGGGCGGGTATCGGAATGCATACCGAACGGAAACGTAA
- a CDS encoding transporter, which yields MERGIITISETGVVAMPTAPVWMTQQEMSDLFMVFCCDIRKAIRDIYKNHELLEETTMCYIRQEDGTRYMVYSLEMVIALAFRLRSRECMAFRMFIMKRLYAPNREKPIHLFFSLSEANPRYKC from the coding sequence ATGGAACGAGGAATCATTACAATCAGTGAAACAGGAGTGGTCGCCATGCCGACCGCTCCTGTTTGGATGACACAGCAGGAAATGTCAGACCTGTTTATGGTATTCTGCTGTGACATCCGCAAGGCTATCCGTGATATTTATAAGAATCATGAACTGTTGGAAGAAACAACAATGTGCTACATCAGACAGGAAGACGGGACACGTTACATGGTGTACAGCCTTGAAATGGTCATAGCTCTTGCGTTCAGACTACGTAGCAGGGAATGTATGGCTTTCAGAATGTTCATTATGAAAAGGCTGTATGCGCCCAATCGGGAAAAGCCCATTCATTTGTTCTTTTCACTGTCCGAAGCCAATCCACGATACAAATGTTAG